From Cecembia calidifontis, one genomic window encodes:
- a CDS encoding polysaccharide deacetylase family protein — protein MKKRKTTLLFTRTFAVLLAFIFIQCNPTNPLLEKLGYSSKDKLLIIHTDDLGLSKSHNRATIVSMTEGVVNSAAIMMPCSWAMDAAVLLQDYPDLDVGVHLTFTNEWYNYRWGTVSPMAEVPSLINEEGFMYPDCKSFSENATPEEVELEIRAQIEAALTAGINISHLDAHMSCIFRGRIEYLASYLKLAAEYGVVPMVSRDIYKNKIKKNPQYFRGIDIENIPYVDRVLIASEEDYEKKGMDQLYTDIINNLKPGITVLLIHTAFDDEEMKLITEGHDYWHSPWRNDDFEFFTSEKANKLIQENNIKLITWKDINPGFK, from the coding sequence ATGAAAAAAAGAAAAACAACCCTGCTTTTTACTAGGACTTTTGCGGTCCTTTTGGCTTTTATTTTTATTCAATGTAATCCAACCAATCCTTTACTTGAAAAACTCGGTTACTCTTCAAAAGATAAATTATTAATCATCCACACAGATGACCTTGGCTTATCTAAATCACACAATAGGGCTACGATTGTTTCAATGACGGAAGGTGTCGTTAATTCTGCAGCTATTATGATGCCTTGTTCCTGGGCTATGGATGCCGCAGTTTTGCTTCAGGATTATCCTGACCTGGATGTTGGTGTTCATTTGACATTTACCAATGAATGGTATAATTATCGATGGGGAACTGTTTCACCAATGGCTGAAGTACCAAGTCTTATTAATGAAGAAGGATTTATGTATCCTGACTGCAAAAGTTTTTCGGAAAATGCCACACCTGAAGAGGTGGAATTGGAAATAAGGGCCCAAATTGAGGCAGCATTGACAGCTGGAATAAATATATCACATTTAGACGCCCATATGAGTTGTATTTTTAGAGGTAGAATTGAGTATTTAGCTTCCTACCTGAAACTTGCTGCTGAGTATGGGGTTGTTCCTATGGTAAGTAGGGATATTTACAAAAATAAGATCAAGAAGAACCCACAATATTTCAGAGGCATCGATATTGAAAATATCCCATATGTAGACAGGGTCCTAATTGCTTCTGAAGAAGATTATGAAAAAAAAGGAATGGATCAACTTTACACAGACATCATTAATAATCTTAAACCAGGAATTACAGTTTTACTTATTCACACGGCATTTGATGATGAGGAGATGAAACTTATCACAGAGGGACACGATTATTGGCATTCTCCTTGGAGAAACGATGATTTTGAATTTTTTACAAGTGAGAAAGCAAATAAATTGATTCAAGAAAACAATATTAAGTTGATAACTTGGAAAGACATCAATCCTGGATTCAAATAA
- a CDS encoding polysaccharide deacetylase family protein, which yields MKKLPLLLLSLLGTYCLAQEQTLAERLGYSKNDKLLIIHADDLGMANSENRATIEAIKNGVVNSTSIMMPCAWSTEVAELIKDMPGLDIGVHITLTNEWHTYKYGPIASKSEVPGLVGPDGYMYKDCASVAKNATPEEVEKEMRAQIEAALKIGIRPTHLDSHMGCVFYGRPEYVASYLKLAQEYGIPAMMNQQIVDAVIKPNPELFKDVDMDKVVLIDHTAIATPQAYDEMGMDAFYTQLLNNLQPGVTVLLNHIAYDDEEMRAITTRFTHWHAAWRQADFDFFTGEKVRQLLKENKIHLITWKEIGNLVSNELILPQR from the coding sequence ATGAAAAAACTACCGCTCCTTCTATTAAGTTTGCTCGGCACATATTGTTTAGCCCAAGAGCAAACCTTGGCTGAAAGATTGGGTTATTCCAAAAATGACAAACTCCTCATCATCCATGCCGATGATTTGGGAATGGCAAATTCGGAAAACCGTGCCACCATAGAGGCGATAAAGAATGGGGTGGTCAATTCTACGAGCATCATGATGCCCTGTGCTTGGTCTACAGAGGTGGCAGAATTGATCAAAGATATGCCTGGTCTGGATATAGGAGTCCATATTACCCTTACCAATGAATGGCATACCTATAAATATGGACCTATTGCTTCCAAATCAGAAGTTCCTGGCTTGGTTGGGCCGGATGGCTATATGTACAAAGACTGTGCTTCTGTTGCCAAAAATGCTACCCCTGAAGAGGTTGAAAAAGAAATGAGGGCTCAGATTGAAGCGGCTTTGAAAATCGGAATCCGGCCGACACATCTGGACTCCCATATGGGCTGTGTCTTCTATGGAAGACCTGAATATGTAGCTTCATATCTCAAATTGGCCCAGGAATATGGCATTCCTGCCATGATGAACCAGCAGATTGTAGATGCAGTGATTAAGCCTAACCCTGAATTGTTTAAGGATGTGGATATGGATAAAGTTGTTCTGATAGACCATACAGCTATAGCTACTCCTCAAGCTTATGACGAAATGGGAATGGATGCTTTTTATACCCAATTGCTCAATAACCTGCAACCGGGTGTGACTGTTTTATTGAATCATATTGCTTATGATGATGAAGAGATGCGTGCCATTACTACCCGATTTACCCATTGGCATGCTGCCTGGAGACAGGCAGATTTTGATTTTTTTACCGGAGAAAAAGTCAGGCAGCTGCTTAAAGAAAATAAGATTCATTTGATAACATGGAAAGAAATTGGAAATTTGGTAAGTAATGAATTAATATTGCCACAAAGATAA
- a CDS encoding glycogen debranching protein, with protein MIQVRHIPILFLFLLLFSCKETISPLSGKLVDLQGIEGNEEYLSSPFFAAGDRVYMVGHQDGSFPDLGWHVEGEMGGIWNHPIKLMDGFTAAVLLENQQYCLDNANLFINYPIGNKHLFFNTIPGIEVERFQFVPDGKEGLIIDFTFRNVDNKTLNFDFEFTGHTDLMPVWLGERANMVDHEDILEFDASRQAWRGKDQGNEWYVLFGANSKPKAYDKESSTYCNYDPRGKGSTGKLLYGLKLNPGSSQTLRFFIAGSYKKKQELEKTFDLLRANAEHYLDDKIQHYQQISGKSKLTIEDKKLEQAFEWVKYNTEWLVREVPEFGRGLGAGMPDYPWWFGVDNEYTLKGAIATGRKDLVYNTIELIHKLSESNGNGRIIHEVSTNGVVFNPGNINETPQFASLIWWVFQWTGDKEFLARYYPTIKKGLKWLMEENDEDGNLFPDGYGMMEIHGLESEMIDVATYTQRAFDDASKMAAFMGEEEQAKEYRAVADKLAQKINEEFWVEAFNSFADFIGTTSQALHLIDAAIVRADTLKKPWAVEELLSTKKRISKYPKDKKQGFVIFHNWVVNTPMEMGIADKEKAIRALDKGSRFVNPFGVFVTGIDRDESAEKEDGSFAGSKVFSYTGAVMTLPTGVQAIAENNYGRPDKALDYLQRITRSFGFALPGSIYEVSPDYGMMTQAWNLYSYAVPIITQFFGIQPQAHLKMVNIRPQLPETWNKVSLENVIIGENVLNVTYSQSSEGLIAEISQDQEDWEIRFNLENQGYNFLKLNGTDLELSPDAEISLHIKGKKNRIEIKK; from the coding sequence ATGATTCAAGTAAGACACATTCCGATTTTATTTTTATTTCTACTGCTGTTTTCCTGTAAAGAAACCATCTCTCCTCTTAGCGGTAAGCTGGTAGATTTACAAGGGATAGAAGGCAATGAGGAATATTTGTCCTCCCCATTTTTTGCTGCAGGAGACAGGGTTTATATGGTTGGTCATCAGGATGGAAGTTTTCCTGATTTGGGTTGGCATGTGGAAGGGGAAATGGGAGGTATTTGGAACCATCCCATCAAATTGATGGATGGTTTTACAGCAGCAGTATTATTGGAAAACCAGCAGTATTGTTTAGACAATGCAAATCTTTTTATCAACTATCCAATAGGCAACAAGCACCTTTTTTTCAACACAATTCCCGGAATTGAGGTTGAGCGATTTCAATTTGTACCAGATGGTAAGGAAGGACTTATCATAGATTTCACTTTTAGAAATGTGGATAACAAAACCCTAAACTTTGATTTCGAGTTTACGGGCCATACTGACCTCATGCCTGTTTGGTTGGGAGAGCGCGCAAATATGGTAGATCATGAGGATATTTTGGAATTTGACGCCTCCCGTCAGGCCTGGAGAGGCAAAGACCAAGGGAATGAATGGTATGTTTTATTCGGGGCAAATTCAAAACCCAAGGCATATGATAAGGAGAGTTCTACATACTGTAATTATGATCCCCGTGGAAAAGGCTCAACAGGAAAGTTATTGTATGGTCTGAAGTTAAATCCCGGGAGTTCTCAAACCCTACGTTTTTTTATAGCAGGCTCTTACAAAAAGAAGCAGGAACTTGAAAAAACTTTTGACCTGTTAAGGGCCAATGCGGAGCACTATTTAGACGATAAGATCCAACATTACCAACAGATTTCAGGGAAATCCAAATTGACAATTGAAGATAAAAAACTCGAACAAGCCTTTGAATGGGTCAAGTACAATACAGAATGGTTGGTGAGAGAAGTACCTGAATTTGGAAGGGGATTGGGAGCGGGTATGCCTGATTACCCTTGGTGGTTTGGCGTTGACAATGAATATACGCTCAAAGGCGCCATTGCTACAGGGAGAAAGGATTTGGTTTATAATACCATCGAATTGATACACAAACTTTCCGAATCCAATGGAAATGGTAGAATTATCCATGAAGTCAGCACCAATGGAGTGGTTTTTAATCCGGGGAATATCAATGAGACCCCACAGTTTGCTTCTCTGATTTGGTGGGTTTTTCAATGGACTGGCGACAAAGAATTCCTTGCCAGGTATTATCCAACCATAAAAAAGGGCCTCAAATGGTTAATGGAAGAAAATGATGAAGATGGCAATCTATTCCCAGATGGTTATGGCATGATGGAAATCCATGGCCTGGAATCTGAAATGATAGATGTGGCCACCTATACACAAAGGGCTTTTGATGATGCTTCAAAAATGGCAGCCTTCATGGGAGAAGAAGAGCAGGCAAAAGAATACAGAGCGGTTGCAGATAAATTAGCGCAAAAAATTAATGAGGAGTTTTGGGTGGAAGCATTCAATTCCTTTGCAGATTTTATCGGAACCACCTCTCAAGCGCTTCATTTGATTGATGCAGCCATTGTCAGGGCAGATACCCTGAAAAAGCCCTGGGCAGTCGAAGAACTTTTGAGCACCAAAAAAAGAATCAGCAAGTATCCCAAAGACAAAAAACAGGGCTTTGTCATTTTTCATAACTGGGTAGTGAATACCCCCATGGAAATGGGTATTGCAGATAAAGAAAAAGCCATAAGGGCATTGGATAAGGGAAGTAGGTTTGTCAATCCTTTTGGTGTCTTTGTGACCGGGATCGACCGCGATGAATCCGCAGAAAAGGAAGATGGGTCTTTTGCAGGGAGCAAAGTATTTTCTTATACAGGGGCTGTCATGACTTTGCCCACAGGTGTCCAAGCCATAGCAGAGAATAATTATGGAAGACCGGATAAGGCATTGGATTACCTTCAAAGAATTACCAGGTCTTTTGGGTTTGCTTTGCCTGGATCAATTTATGAAGTCTCACCTGACTATGGCATGATGACCCAGGCATGGAACCTTTATTCCTATGCAGTTCCAATTATTACTCAATTCTTTGGGATTCAGCCACAGGCCCATCTTAAGATGGTGAATATCCGGCCACAGTTACCTGAAACCTGGAACAAGGTAAGTCTGGAAAATGTAATTATTGGAGAAAATGTTTTAAATGTGACTTATTCTCAATCTTCGGAAGGATTGATTGCTGAAATCTCCCAGGATCAGGAAGATTGGGAGATAAGGTTTAACCTGGAAAATCAGGGGTATAATTTTTTAAAGTTGAACGGGACAGATCTTGAGTTATCACCTGATGCTGAAATCTCTCTGCATATCAAGGGAAAAAAGAATCGGATAGAAATAAAAAAATAA
- a CDS encoding DUF5916 domain-containing protein, with protein sequence MRFLFASFLLSLCLTTFAQEGTAYKYPALIAEKINSEIQLDGVLDEAVWDSEEWARDFQQFFPSDTSLAKAQTKIRIVYDDKFIYIAAVMYNLGPRDKYVSTSLRRDYRGEQNDGVSFIFDTFNDNTNAFQFGVNPYGVQRESLIANGGMLQTDLNLAWDNKWFSAAKIYEDHWIVEAAIPFSTLRFNDGTNNWNVNFYRIDSKYNERSTWTPIPRNFSVIALAFSRKLIFTEPLKKEGANVSIIPYAAMATDKNFLTGTSNPVRPAFGGDAKIGVGPALNMDLTFNPDFSQVEVDEQVTNLDRFEIFFPERRQFFLENADLFADFGTQNVRPFFSRRIGVDRDETTGQNVQNQILFGGRLSGKLNENWRLGVMNMQTANDPERGISGKNFSVAAIQKKVFSRSNIGLIMINRETINQTNELPLFDPNDFNRMAGIDYNLATKDNRWTGKFFYHKTFEAQQQANSSAMHGQLNYNDINISASLAFSDIGDNFNPKVGFTPRNDYKRIASRFVYQFFPVSNLINRHGPGFETEVLWNQSLGTTDELHTLLYEFQFQSLSRLAFTLNNRYTYLFASFDPTRTGGIPLESGTDYRNSFFGFRYIGNPRKPFFFTLRGDMGEYFTGDIKTLQGTMNWRMGYLANISMNFSYNNIRLPEPQNSADLFLVGPRIDLTFTKDLFWTTFFQYNNQIDNININTRLQWRYAPVSDFFIVYTDNYFPSTFAPKQRALIMKLNYWFNI encoded by the coding sequence ATGAGGTTCCTTTTTGCGTCATTCCTGCTTTCCTTGTGCCTTACTACTTTCGCTCAGGAAGGAACTGCCTATAAATATCCTGCCCTCATTGCTGAAAAAATAAATTCGGAAATCCAATTAGACGGCGTGTTGGATGAGGCAGTTTGGGATTCAGAGGAATGGGCCAGAGATTTCCAGCAATTTTTCCCCTCTGATACCTCATTGGCCAAAGCCCAGACAAAAATCAGAATCGTTTATGATGACAAGTTTATTTATATCGCAGCCGTCATGTATAATTTGGGCCCCCGAGACAAATATGTGAGCACTTCCTTAAGAAGAGACTACAGGGGAGAACAGAATGATGGGGTGAGCTTTATTTTTGATACTTTCAATGATAATACAAATGCTTTTCAATTTGGAGTAAATCCCTACGGGGTTCAGAGGGAATCATTGATTGCCAATGGAGGTATGCTACAAACAGACCTCAACTTGGCATGGGACAATAAATGGTTTTCTGCCGCTAAAATCTACGAGGACCATTGGATTGTGGAAGCAGCTATCCCATTTTCAACACTCCGTTTCAATGACGGCACCAATAACTGGAATGTGAATTTTTACCGCATTGATAGCAAATACAATGAAAGAAGTACCTGGACGCCTATTCCAAGAAATTTTTCAGTAATTGCCCTGGCCTTTTCAAGGAAACTGATTTTTACCGAACCCTTAAAAAAAGAGGGGGCTAATGTTTCTATCATACCCTATGCCGCAATGGCTACGGATAAGAATTTTTTGACCGGAACCTCTAATCCGGTTAGACCGGCATTTGGAGGTGATGCCAAAATTGGGGTGGGACCTGCATTGAATATGGACCTGACCTTTAACCCAGATTTCTCTCAGGTTGAAGTAGATGAACAGGTGACCAACCTTGACCGTTTTGAGATTTTTTTCCCGGAAAGGAGACAGTTTTTTCTGGAAAATGCAGACTTATTTGCTGATTTCGGCACTCAAAATGTTCGGCCATTTTTTTCAAGAAGGATAGGAGTAGACAGGGATGAAACTACAGGGCAAAATGTGCAAAATCAGATTTTATTCGGAGGGAGACTGAGCGGTAAACTTAATGAAAACTGGAGGCTGGGTGTCATGAACATGCAAACCGCCAATGACCCGGAGAGGGGTATTTCCGGTAAAAACTTCTCGGTTGCCGCTATTCAAAAAAAGGTGTTTTCGAGATCCAACATCGGCTTGATCATGATCAATAGGGAAACCATCAATCAAACCAATGAACTGCCACTCTTTGACCCAAACGATTTTAACAGGATGGCAGGTATAGATTACAACCTTGCCACGAAAGATAACCGATGGACCGGAAAGTTCTTCTATCACAAGACTTTTGAAGCCCAACAGCAGGCAAATTCAAGTGCAATGCACGGGCAATTGAATTACAACGACATCAACATCTCAGCAAGTTTGGCCTTTTCTGATATTGGGGACAATTTCAATCCCAAAGTGGGCTTTACCCCGAGGAATGATTACAAGAGAATTGCCTCCCGGTTTGTTTACCAGTTTTTCCCTGTTTCTAATCTCATCAATAGACATGGACCGGGATTTGAAACAGAAGTCCTTTGGAACCAATCCTTAGGAACTACAGATGAACTCCATACCCTTTTGTATGAGTTTCAATTCCAGTCACTCTCTAGACTGGCATTCACTTTGAATAATCGGTATACTTATTTATTTGCTTCTTTTGATCCAACCAGAACCGGGGGTATTCCACTTGAATCCGGAACAGATTATCGCAACTCTTTCTTCGGTTTTCGGTACATCGGAAATCCCAGAAAACCATTTTTCTTCACATTAAGAGGAGATATGGGGGAGTATTTTACCGGAGATATCAAAACTTTACAGGGAACTATGAACTGGAGAATGGGATACCTGGCCAATATCTCCATGAACTTCAGTTATAACAACATCCGATTACCGGAACCTCAGAATTCCGCAGACTTATTTTTGGTAGGTCCAAGAATTGACCTGACATTTACTAAGGATTTATTCTGGACGACATTTTTCCAGTACAACAACCAAATTGACAATATCAATATCAATACACGCCTTCAATGGAGATATGCGCCGGTTTCTGACTTTTTTATCGTTTACACCGACAACTATTTCCCTTCTACCTTTGCCCCCAAACAAAGAGCATTGATCATGAAGCTAAATTATTGGTTCAATATCTGA
- a CDS encoding secondary thiamine-phosphate synthase enzyme YjbQ, producing the protein MKTFQKTIRLKPYPRGFHLITDLVEKAFPEIMEIQAGILHVFIQHTSAGLTINENADPTVRMDFETFISDLIPENYRKFIHNYEGPDDMPAHIKSSLFGNSVQLPISHGRMNLGTWQGIYLCEFRDYGGSRNLVLTAWGN; encoded by the coding sequence ATGAAGACTTTTCAGAAAACTATCAGACTTAAACCTTATCCCCGAGGATTTCATCTGATTACAGATCTGGTGGAGAAAGCGTTTCCTGAAATCATGGAAATCCAGGCAGGGATACTCCATGTTTTTATCCAGCATACTTCTGCGGGATTGACCATCAACGAAAATGCAGATCCTACAGTCCGAATGGATTTTGAAACTTTCATCAGCGACCTTATTCCTGAAAATTACCGGAAATTTATCCATAATTATGAAGGTCCCGATGATATGCCCGCCCATATTAAAAGCAGCCTATTCGGAAATTCCGTTCAGTTACCTATCAGCCATGGGCGGATGAATTTAGGTACTTGGCAGGGAATCTATCTTTGTGAATTCAGGGATTATGGGGGCTCAAGAAATTTGGTTTTGACAGCTTGGGGAAACTAA
- the radA gene encoding DNA repair protein RadA, whose amino-acid sequence MAKIKTSYFCQNCGAQSPKWLGKCPACGEWNTYVEEIIQKEDSGKGSWKQGAGREGRIASPKKLQEIDFEQYPRIITRDMELDRVLGGGIVPGSLILIGGEPGIGKSTLMLQIALMLPRLKVLYVSGEESESQIKMRAERMQVSSENCYVLSETNTQNIFEQIKLLEPDLLIIDSIQTLHSKHVESAAGSVSQVRECTGELMRFAKETATPVFLIGHITKDGAIAGPKVLEHMVDTVLQFEGDRHLSYRILRTSKNRFGSTNELGIYEMRAEGLRPVANPSEILLTQREEILNGVAIGAMLEGNRPLLIEIQSLVSPATYGTPQRSSTGFDSKRLNMLLAVLEKRGGMRLGQQDVFLNVAGGLRVDDPALDLAVCASLISSYEDNPVPEDFCFAGEVGLGGEIRAVHRVENRIAEAEKLGFKRIMVSKYAIKGLDVDKYKINIIAVSKLEEMYQAIFAG is encoded by the coding sequence ATGGCAAAAATTAAAACTTCCTATTTCTGTCAAAATTGCGGTGCGCAAAGCCCCAAGTGGCTGGGCAAATGTCCGGCCTGTGGGGAATGGAACACCTATGTGGAAGAAATTATTCAGAAAGAAGATTCCGGCAAGGGCTCCTGGAAGCAGGGAGCAGGAAGGGAAGGTAGAATTGCCAGTCCTAAAAAATTACAGGAAATCGATTTTGAGCAATATCCACGGATTATCACCCGGGATATGGAATTGGACAGGGTGCTTGGAGGGGGGATTGTTCCAGGCTCCCTTATTCTTATTGGAGGTGAGCCCGGCATTGGCAAGTCAACCCTGATGCTTCAGATAGCCCTGATGCTTCCCCGTCTGAAAGTGCTGTATGTTTCCGGAGAAGAAAGTGAATCCCAAATCAAAATGCGGGCGGAGCGCATGCAGGTCAGTTCGGAAAACTGTTATGTGCTTTCAGAAACCAACACCCAAAACATATTTGAACAGATCAAGCTGTTGGAGCCCGACCTTTTGATCATAGATTCCATACAGACCCTTCACAGCAAGCATGTGGAGTCTGCCGCAGGATCAGTATCCCAGGTAAGGGAATGTACGGGAGAATTGATGCGTTTTGCCAAGGAAACTGCCACACCTGTGTTTTTGATTGGACATATAACCAAGGATGGCGCCATTGCAGGCCCTAAAGTATTGGAACACATGGTCGATACCGTCCTTCAATTTGAAGGTGACAGGCATCTCTCTTACCGCATCCTCAGGACTTCGAAAAACCGATTTGGCTCGACCAATGAACTGGGCATATATGAAATGCGCGCTGAGGGCTTAAGACCTGTAGCCAATCCTTCGGAAATCCTACTGACCCAAAGAGAAGAAATACTCAACGGCGTTGCGATAGGCGCCATGTTGGAAGGAAACAGGCCCCTTTTGATAGAAATACAATCTCTGGTCAGCCCGGCCACTTATGGCACACCACAACGCAGCAGTACAGGTTTTGACAGCAAAAGGCTGAACATGCTGTTGGCGGTCCTGGAAAAGAGAGGGGGCATGCGTTTGGGACAACAGGATGTTTTCCTCAACGTGGCCGGTGGATTACGGGTAGATGATCCTGCTTTGGATCTGGCGGTATGTGCTTCCCTGATTTCCTCGTATGAGGACAATCCTGTTCCGGAGGACTTCTGCTTTGCAGGAGAGGTTGGTCTTGGGGGTGAAATCCGAGCGGTGCACCGTGTGGAAAACAGGATTGCAGAAGCTGAGAAATTGGGATTCAAAAGAATTATGGTATCCAAATATGCCATCAAGGGACTGGATGTGGACAAGTATAAAATCAACATCATTGCTGTCAGCAAGCTGGAAGAGATGTATCAGGCGATATTTGCAGGATAA